The Peribacillus sp. FSL P2-0133 genome has a segment encoding these proteins:
- the gatC gene encoding Asp-tRNA(Asn)/Glu-tRNA(Gln) amidotransferase subunit GatC — MSRISMEQVKHVAHLARLAITEEEAQQFQHQLDQMISFAEQLNELDTDQVNPTSHVLDMKNVMREDVAKPGLPVEEVVKNAPDSKEGYIRVPSIIE; from the coding sequence ATGTCACGTATTTCTATGGAACAAGTTAAACACGTTGCCCATTTGGCACGTTTGGCCATTACGGAAGAAGAAGCACAACAGTTTCAGCATCAGCTTGACCAAATGATTTCATTCGCGGAGCAGTTGAATGAGCTTGATACGGATCAAGTAAACCCGACTTCTCACGTTTTGGATATGAAGAATGTTATGCGCGAAGATGTCGCAAAACCAGGGTTGCCAGTAGAAGAAGTAGTTAAAAATGCACCGGATAGCAAAGAAGGATATATCCGTGTACCATCTATAATTGAATAA
- the gatA gene encoding Asp-tRNA(Asn)/Glu-tRNA(Gln) amidotransferase subunit GatA — MSLFEQKVSELHERLHKKEISVTDLVNESYKRIGQVEDKVKAFLTLDEENARSQAKRLDDQLVKGENEGALFGMPIGVKDNIVTKNLRTTCASKILENFDPIYDATVVQKLQKEETVTIGKLNMDEFAMGSSNENSAFQATRNPWNTEYVPGGSSGGSAASVASGEVLFSLGSDTGGSIRQPAAYCGVVGLKPTYGRVSRFGLVAFASSLDQIGPVTRTVEDNAYLLEAISGVDPMDSTSANVDVPSFVNSLTGDVRGLKIAVPKEYLGEGVGEEARNSVLEALKVLEGLGAEWEEVSLPHSKYALAAYYLLSSSEASANLSRFDGVRYGHRTDNAETLIEMYKQTRAEGFGDEVKRRIMLGTFSLSSGYYDAYYKKAQKVRTLIKKDFEDVFEKYDVIVGPTTPTPAFKIGEKVDDPLTMYANDILTIPVNLAGVPGISVPCGFAANGLPLGLQMIGKHFDESTIYRAAHAFEQATDFHKQFPKL; from the coding sequence ATGTCGTTGTTCGAACAAAAGGTTTCTGAGCTTCATGAACGCTTACATAAGAAAGAGATAAGTGTCACTGATCTTGTTAACGAATCGTATAAGCGAATCGGACAGGTAGAGGACAAGGTGAAGGCATTTTTGACACTAGATGAAGAAAACGCCCGCAGTCAAGCAAAACGATTGGATGATCAATTGGTTAAAGGCGAGAACGAAGGCGCTTTATTTGGTATGCCAATCGGAGTGAAGGATAATATTGTCACTAAAAATTTGCGTACGACTTGTGCGAGCAAAATTTTGGAGAACTTTGATCCAATCTATGATGCAACCGTAGTTCAAAAACTACAAAAGGAAGAAACGGTTACGATCGGAAAATTGAATATGGATGAGTTTGCGATGGGTTCCTCTAATGAGAACTCCGCATTTCAAGCAACACGCAACCCATGGAACACGGAATATGTGCCAGGCGGTTCTTCGGGTGGTTCAGCTGCATCCGTCGCTTCCGGTGAAGTCCTATTCTCTTTAGGTTCCGATACGGGTGGTTCGATCCGCCAACCAGCGGCATATTGTGGAGTTGTCGGCTTAAAACCTACATATGGACGGGTTTCCCGGTTCGGACTTGTAGCTTTTGCGTCTTCATTGGACCAAATTGGGCCGGTCACAAGAACGGTTGAAGATAACGCTTATTTGCTTGAAGCGATTTCAGGTGTAGATCCAATGGATTCGACCTCTGCTAATGTTGACGTGCCGAGTTTTGTGAATTCGTTAACAGGCGATGTTAGAGGATTGAAAATAGCCGTGCCTAAAGAATATCTTGGTGAAGGCGTTGGCGAAGAAGCACGTAATTCCGTACTTGAAGCGTTAAAAGTATTAGAGGGGCTTGGAGCTGAGTGGGAAGAGGTGTCCTTGCCGCATTCCAAATATGCCTTAGCTGCTTATTATCTGCTTTCTTCATCTGAAGCTTCGGCTAACCTTTCACGTTTTGACGGTGTGCGTTACGGGCATCGTACAGATAATGCAGAAACTCTAATAGAAATGTATAAGCAAACCCGTGCAGAAGGATTCGGTGACGAAGTGAAGCGCCGTATCATGCTTGGAACGTTCTCCTTAAGTTCCGGTTATTATGATGCTTATTATAAAAAGGCTCAAAAAGTACGTACGTTAATCAAAAAAGACTTTGAAGATGTGTTTGAAAAATACGATGTCATCGTTGGGCCGACTACACCTACGCCTGCATTTAAAATTGGTGAGAAAGTCGACGATCCATTAACGATGTATGCAAATGATATCTTGACGATTCCAGTCAATCTTGCTGGTGTACCGGGTATATCCGTGCCATGTGGATTCGCAGCGAATGGGCTTCCGCTTGGACTGCAAATGATTGGAAAGCATTTTGATGAAAGCACGATTTACCGCGCGGCTCACGCATTTGAGCAAGCAACAGATTTTCATAAACAATTTCCTAAGCTGTAA
- the gatB gene encoding Asp-tRNA(Asn)/Glu-tRNA(Gln) amidotransferase subunit GatB, whose product MDFETVIGLEVHVELKTDSKIFSASPNHFGAAPNSNTTVIDLGYPGVLPVVNKKAVDFAMKAAIALNCEVAEITKFDRKNYFYPDNPKAYQISQFDQPIGEHGWIEIEVGGKKKKIGITRIHMEEDAGKLTHKGNYSLCDYNRQGTPLVEIVSEPDITSPEEAYAYLEKLKSIIQYTGVSDCKMEEGSLRCDANISLKPVGQKEFGTKTELKNLNSFNFVRKGLEHEEIRQAEVLNEGGIIEQETRRFDEATGRTVLMRIKEGSDDYRYFPEPDLLTIHIDEEWKARIAAEIPELPDARKKRYVEEFGLPEYDAAVLTVTKESADFFEATVASGADAKLASNWIMGEVSAFLNAEGKELHEVKLTAESLAGMIKLIEDGTISSKIAKKVFKELIENGGNAETIVKEKGLVQISDEGALRTAVEDALNNNPQSIEDFKAGKQKAIGFLVGQIMKATKGQANPQLVNKILVEEINKR is encoded by the coding sequence ATGGACTTTGAAACGGTGATTGGTCTAGAAGTACACGTAGAATTAAAAACGGATTCTAAAATTTTCTCGGCGAGCCCAAATCATTTTGGTGCCGCTCCAAATAGTAACACGACTGTAATCGACCTAGGCTACCCAGGTGTATTGCCTGTCGTCAATAAAAAGGCTGTTGATTTTGCAATGAAGGCTGCAATTGCCCTGAATTGCGAAGTGGCGGAAATTACGAAATTCGACCGGAAAAATTATTTTTACCCGGACAATCCTAAAGCATACCAAATTTCACAGTTCGATCAGCCGATCGGTGAGCATGGTTGGATTGAGATCGAAGTGGGCGGCAAGAAAAAGAAAATTGGCATTACCCGCATTCATATGGAAGAGGATGCTGGAAAGCTGACACATAAAGGGAACTATTCACTTTGTGATTATAACCGCCAAGGTACGCCACTTGTTGAAATCGTATCTGAACCGGATATCACTTCCCCAGAAGAAGCTTATGCTTATCTGGAAAAGTTGAAATCGATCATTCAATACACAGGCGTTTCCGATTGTAAAATGGAAGAAGGCTCACTTCGCTGTGATGCTAACATTTCCTTGAAACCTGTTGGGCAAAAGGAATTCGGTACGAAAACCGAATTGAAAAACTTGAACTCATTCAATTTCGTTCGCAAAGGATTGGAGCATGAAGAAATCCGACAAGCGGAAGTCTTGAATGAAGGCGGCATAATCGAACAGGAAACTCGCCGGTTCGACGAAGCTACAGGCAGAACGGTACTAATGCGAATTAAGGAAGGCTCCGATGATTACCGTTACTTCCCGGAACCTGACTTATTGACAATCCATATCGATGAAGAATGGAAAGCACGTATCGCTGCCGAGATTCCGGAACTTCCGGATGCCCGGAAAAAACGTTATGTCGAAGAATTCGGCTTACCTGAATATGATGCAGCCGTTTTAACGGTAACGAAAGAAAGTGCTGATTTCTTTGAAGCGACAGTCGCTTCAGGCGCGGATGCGAAACTAGCATCTAACTGGATCATGGGTGAGGTTTCAGCTTTCTTGAATGCAGAAGGTAAAGAGCTGCATGAAGTCAAATTGACTGCTGAATCGTTGGCTGGAATGATCAAGCTGATTGAAGATGGCACGATTTCTTCTAAAATCGCTAAAAAAGTTTTCAAAGAATTGATTGAAAACGGCGGAAATGCGGAAACGATCGTCAAGGAGAAGGGACTAGTCCAAATTTCCGATGAAGGCGCATTGCGTACAGCCGTTGAAGACGCATTGAATAATAACCCGCAATCAATTGAAGATTTTAAGGCCGGTAAACAAAAAGCAATCGGCTTCCTTGTCGGGCAGATCATGAAAGCGACAAAAGGACAAGCCAATCCACAGCTGGTTAATAAAATTTTGGTGGAAGAAATCAATAAACGTTAA
- a CDS encoding sigma-70 family RNA polymerase sigma factor, protein MTDELVEKVRAGNDHAFRMLIETYKQTVYRTVFSVLRNQKDAEDVTQEVFIKIYTSLPQYKNQGFKTWITRIAVNHAIDLKRKRERQKEELQDEHSSEANLGLTDDVEAVFFRNERRKQVLRKLNDLPEGYRDVVYGYYIKEKTFKQIAEEQQIQVKSVEVKLYRARNWMRKHWKEEDFS, encoded by the coding sequence GTGACGGATGAGTTAGTTGAGAAGGTTAGGGCTGGGAATGATCATGCATTCCGAATGTTGATTGAAACTTATAAACAGACGGTTTATAGAACCGTCTTTTCCGTCTTGCGGAATCAAAAGGATGCAGAAGATGTTACCCAGGAAGTCTTTATCAAAATCTACACTTCTCTTCCTCAATATAAAAACCAAGGTTTCAAAACTTGGATTACCCGAATTGCGGTCAATCATGCAATCGATTTAAAGAGAAAAAGGGAACGCCAAAAGGAAGAATTGCAGGACGAACATTCATCGGAAGCTAATTTGGGCTTAACTGATGATGTCGAGGCAGTATTTTTTCGGAATGAAAGGCGAAAGCAAGTATTACGGAAGCTGAATGACCTTCCAGAGGGATATCGGGATGTTGTATATGGCTATTACATAAAGGAAAAGACTTTCAAGCAAATTGCAGAGGAACAGCAGATTCAAGTGAAATCTGTGGAGGTAAAGCTATATCGGGCGAGAAATTGGATGAGAAAACATTGGAAAGAGGAGGATTTTTCATGA
- a CDS encoding diacylglycerol kinase — MKRARLIYNPTSGREAIKKSLPGVLAKLEEAGYEASAHATTGAGDATKAAKIAIERGYDIVIAAGGDGTIYEVVNGLATAEKRPKLGIIPTGTTNDFARALHLPKSIEGAAEIIAGGHTMPVDIGKMNDKYFINIAGGGRLTELTYDVPIKLKTMLGQLAYYIKGIEMLPSIKPTEVSIEYDGKLFEGEIMLFLVANTNSVGGFEKLAPDASLNDGMFTLLILKKANLADIVRVATLAMRGEHIHDKNVIYEKANRIKVHAKNDMMLNLDGEFGGMAPAEFVNQYRHFDVFIPQGILPDDPANK; from the coding sequence ATGAAAAGAGCAAGGTTGATTTACAACCCGACTTCGGGCCGGGAAGCCATTAAGAAGAGCCTGCCAGGTGTGCTAGCAAAACTTGAAGAAGCTGGTTATGAAGCTTCTGCACATGCGACGACCGGTGCCGGGGATGCGACGAAAGCCGCTAAGATAGCGATTGAACGCGGCTATGATATAGTTATTGCAGCAGGGGGCGACGGTACGATTTATGAGGTTGTTAATGGACTGGCCACTGCAGAGAAACGTCCGAAACTAGGAATCATTCCGACGGGAACGACCAATGACTTCGCCCGGGCGCTGCATTTACCGAAGTCGATCGAAGGGGCAGCCGAAATTATTGCCGGTGGGCATACGATGCCGGTCGATATTGGGAAAATGAATGATAAGTATTTCATCAATATTGCTGGCGGGGGCAGATTGACCGAATTGACCTACGACGTGCCGATCAAGCTGAAAACCATGCTTGGTCAGCTAGCATATTATATTAAAGGAATTGAAATGCTTCCTTCAATAAAGCCGACGGAAGTTTCTATTGAATATGATGGAAAGCTTTTTGAAGGAGAGATTATGCTTTTCTTGGTGGCTAACACGAATTCTGTCGGCGGCTTCGAGAAACTGGCTCCTGACGCCTCTTTGAATGATGGGATGTTCACGTTGCTTATTTTGAAAAAGGCAAACCTCGCTGATATTGTCCGTGTCGCGACATTGGCAATGCGCGGTGAACATATCCATGATAAAAACGTCATTTATGAAAAAGCCAATCGAATTAAAGTACATGCCAAAAATGACATGATGCTTAACTTGGATGGGGAATTTGGCGGGATGGCCCCAGCTGAATTCGTAAATCAGTACCGCCATTTTGATGTATTCATCCCGCAAGGAATACTGCCGGACGATCCGGCAAATAAATAG
- a CDS encoding GNAT family N-acetyltransferase: MYIRKATPEDAEKAAVLTRLAIKEIAEVLTGETEEERILSVLADLFRKSGNRISYENTLVSEHDGQVSGLIIAYHGKDAESLDEPIVKQLRMKMKDPGVTLDKEAEMRDFYLDTVSVDPNFQGKGIGSALIQYVEGYAKHKGYPRISLVVENENEAANRLYSRLGYMEMKTISISGHEFRYMVKEIEEPPV, translated from the coding sequence ATGTATATCAGGAAAGCGACACCGGAGGATGCTGAAAAGGCAGCTGTATTGACCCGGTTAGCGATTAAGGAAATTGCAGAGGTATTGACAGGCGAAACGGAAGAAGAAAGAATACTTTCCGTTCTTGCCGATTTGTTCAGGAAAAGTGGGAATCGAATCAGCTATGAAAATACGCTTGTCAGTGAACATGATGGACAAGTATCTGGATTGATCATTGCTTACCATGGTAAGGATGCCGAAAGTTTGGATGAACCGATAGTGAAACAATTAAGAATGAAAATGAAAGACCCAGGCGTTACGCTCGATAAGGAAGCGGAAATGAGAGACTTTTATTTGGATACTGTGTCCGTTGACCCGAATTTTCAAGGAAAAGGAATTGGTAGTGCCCTGATTCAATATGTAGAGGGTTACGCTAAACATAAGGGATATCCAAGAATTTCTTTAGTCGTTGAAAATGAAAATGAAGCGGCGAATCGTCTCTATAGCAGATTAGGATATATGGAAATGAAAACCATTTCGATTAGCGGCCATGAATTTCGCTATATGGTGAAGGAAATAGAAGAACCTCCTGTTTAA
- the rlmD gene encoding 23S rRNA (uracil(1939)-C(5))-methyltransferase RlmD encodes MKKTAPVAKNDIIEVLFEDLTHEGAGVAKVDGYPIFVQSALPGEKAKIKVMKANKGYGFGRLMEIIENSPYRVEVTTEDYHKYGGCQLQHMSYEGQLEYKEKQVREVMTRIGKLEDVKVHQIIGMENPSHYRNKAQVPVGEKDGKLIAGFFKPRTHEIVETKESIIQNEVINESVQVVKEIFSKLGIPAYNEEAHKGVLRHIMARYGKQTGELMIVLVTRTKSIPFIETIVKEIVERLPQVKSIVQNVNSKKTNVILGDKMTVLWGDEVIHDMIGDVKFAISAKSFYQINPDQTKVLYDKALDYAGLTGEETVIDAYCGIGTISLFLAKKAKKVIGVEVVEEAIEDARRNAELNDISNAEFMVGDAGNVIAEWYQKGNTADVIVVDPPRKGCEESLLNTIIEMKPNKVVYVSCNPGTLARDLHILEEGGYKAVDIQPVDMFPMTTHVENVVLLELK; translated from the coding sequence ATGAAAAAAACAGCACCAGTTGCTAAAAATGATATTATAGAGGTTTTATTTGAAGATTTAACGCATGAAGGAGCTGGCGTCGCTAAAGTCGATGGCTACCCGATCTTTGTTCAGAGCGCCCTTCCAGGTGAAAAAGCAAAAATTAAAGTGATGAAGGCTAATAAGGGTTATGGCTTCGGACGCTTGATGGAGATTATCGAAAACAGTCCATACCGGGTTGAGGTCACGACTGAAGATTACCATAAATACGGTGGTTGTCAGCTGCAGCATATGAGCTATGAAGGACAGTTGGAATACAAGGAAAAGCAAGTGCGTGAAGTGATGACACGCATCGGGAAACTTGAGGATGTGAAGGTTCATCAGATCATCGGGATGGAGAATCCGTCCCATTATCGTAATAAAGCGCAAGTGCCTGTTGGTGAAAAGGATGGCAAGCTAATAGCAGGGTTCTTCAAACCGCGGACACATGAAATTGTTGAAACAAAAGAAAGCATTATCCAAAATGAAGTGATCAATGAATCCGTTCAAGTTGTTAAAGAGATTTTCAGTAAACTTGGTATCCCTGCTTACAATGAAGAGGCGCATAAAGGTGTATTGCGGCACATCATGGCCCGTTATGGCAAGCAAACAGGTGAATTAATGATCGTTCTCGTTACAAGAACGAAAAGTATCCCTTTCATCGAAACAATCGTGAAGGAAATCGTTGAACGTCTTCCACAAGTGAAATCCATCGTTCAAAACGTGAATTCCAAGAAAACGAATGTTATCTTAGGTGATAAAATGACTGTACTATGGGGCGACGAAGTGATCCATGATATGATCGGTGATGTGAAATTTGCGATATCAGCTAAATCCTTCTACCAAATCAATCCAGACCAAACGAAAGTCCTTTATGATAAAGCTCTTGACTATGCAGGGCTGACTGGTGAAGAAACGGTGATTGATGCCTATTGCGGCATTGGAACCATCTCTTTATTTTTAGCTAAAAAAGCGAAAAAAGTAATCGGTGTCGAAGTGGTCGAAGAAGCGATAGAAGACGCACGCCGCAACGCTGAATTGAATGATATCTCAAATGCAGAATTCATGGTTGGCGATGCAGGTAACGTTATTGCTGAATGGTATCAAAAGGGCAACACTGCGGATGTCATCGTTGTGGATCCTCCACGCAAAGGTTGTGAAGAGTCCCTTCTGAATACGATCATCGAGATGAAGCCAAACAAAGTCGTATACGTATCATGCAACCCAGGCACTCTGGCGCGTGATCTTCATATCTTGGAAGAAGGCGGATATAAAGCAGTTGATATCCAGCCTGTCGATATGTTCCCAATGACGACACATGTTGAAAATGTAGTGTTATTAGAATTGAAATGA
- a CDS encoding YitT family protein, translated as MVGSFLVGIGINGFLVPHHLIDGGVIGIALILHYFFGFQTGLSMLILSIPIFLYAWYYERSFFYSSVHGLLLTSLFMDWLNPLKKVFSMSILTSSLIGGAIIGMGIGLMLRYETSSGGTDMLAKIISKSTSMDIALAIIVIDTLIISAAAFTLGIEIFLFSCVTIVIIGLITSLMKVRK; from the coding sequence ATTGTTGGTAGCTTTTTGGTGGGTATTGGAATCAATGGCTTTTTAGTTCCGCACCATTTAATAGATGGCGGCGTTATTGGGATTGCACTCATCCTTCATTATTTCTTTGGTTTTCAAACAGGTCTATCCATGTTGATCCTCAGTATTCCTATATTTTTATATGCCTGGTACTATGAACGGTCTTTTTTCTATAGCAGTGTTCACGGATTGCTTCTGACATCCCTTTTTATGGATTGGCTTAATCCATTGAAAAAGGTCTTTTCCATGTCGATACTAACAAGTTCTTTGATTGGCGGTGCCATCATAGGGATGGGTATAGGTCTCATGCTTCGATATGAGACAAGCAGCGGGGGAACGGATATGTTAGCCAAAATTATCTCGAAGTCTACTTCCATGGATATTGCATTGGCGATTATCGTCATAGATACACTAATCATTTCAGCTGCAGCATTCACCTTAGGTATCGAAATTTTTCTTTTTTCATGTGTGACGATCGTCATCATTGGACTGATCACTTCGCTTATGAAAGTCAGGAAATGA
- a CDS encoding DUF421 domain-containing protein, with the protein MPDWIEIVLRSLFFLIVLFVITKVLGKKQLSQLSFFEYVTGITIGNVGAELATKVEGNVIHGVLSILVFAIAPFLAGSISLKSKTFRDLVEGKASVFIKDGKVMEDNLKKEKYTIDELLALLRKKDVFDISEVEFALLEANGDFSVMLKKQNQPITPKDLNLSVAAVKEPQTIIMDGNILDEPLSTIGLNRNWLHTELDKLGVILDNVFLGQANSNGELTVDLFDDKLKVPSPQEKPLMLATLKKCQADLELFALGTESKEAKEMFSKNSEKLQRAIDEVAYILRN; encoded by the coding sequence ATGCCGGATTGGATAGAAATTGTTTTGCGTTCATTATTCTTTTTAATTGTTCTTTTTGTGATTACAAAAGTGTTAGGAAAAAAGCAATTGTCACAGCTCTCCTTTTTTGAATATGTAACGGGCATAACCATTGGTAATGTTGGGGCAGAATTAGCTACGAAAGTTGAGGGCAATGTTATACATGGTGTACTGTCCATTCTTGTTTTTGCCATAGCACCCTTCCTTGCAGGATCAATATCTCTAAAAAGTAAAACTTTCCGTGATCTTGTGGAAGGAAAAGCATCGGTTTTCATCAAAGATGGAAAAGTCATGGAAGATAATTTAAAAAAAGAGAAATATACCATCGATGAATTATTGGCATTGCTCCGGAAAAAGGATGTCTTCGATATTTCTGAAGTTGAGTTTGCCTTATTGGAAGCCAACGGGGATTTTTCCGTAATGTTAAAGAAGCAAAATCAACCTATAACACCTAAGGACCTTAACCTGTCAGTGGCTGCAGTGAAGGAGCCACAAACCATCATTATGGACGGCAACATACTTGATGAACCGCTTTCCACGATTGGACTGAACCGAAATTGGCTTCATACTGAACTGGATAAGTTGGGTGTAATCCTTGATAATGTGTTTCTTGGTCAAGCCAATTCCAACGGGGAATTAACCGTGGACCTTTTTGATGATAAACTTAAAGTTCCTTCTCCTCAAGAAAAACCTCTTATGCTCGCGACCTTGAAAAAATGCCAAGCGGACTTAGAGTTGTTTGCACTTGGAACTGAATCAAAGGAAGCTAAAGAGATGTTTAGCAAAAATAGCGAAAAGCTGCAAAGGGCAATAGATGAAGTGGCCTATATCTTAAGGAACTGA
- a CDS encoding DUF1657 domain-containing protein, with the protein MTIASNVKQCVSSLKGVEAGLSSLALRTQDDESKRILHETMLVVNEVMKDVQKRVGELEREEPQYKGF; encoded by the coding sequence ATGACAATAGCTTCTAATGTAAAACAATGTGTCTCTAGCCTTAAAGGAGTTGAAGCAGGTTTGTCCAGCTTAGCACTCCGGACTCAAGATGATGAATCTAAACGCATCTTGCATGAAACGATGCTGGTGGTGAATGAAGTTATGAAGGATGTACAGAAGCGCGTGGGAGAGTTAGAACGGGAAGAACCACAATATAAAGGTTTTTAA